A single Vicinamibacterales bacterium DNA region contains:
- a CDS encoding SUF system NifU family Fe-S cluster assembly protein: protein MSDLTDLYQEVILDHNRRPRNFHALEDASHSAEGYNPLCGDRLTVYLKIQAGVVVEVAFEGAGCAISKASASLMTDAVKGKTAAQARELFDRFHRMVTTPPEVPVEDLGKLSVLAGVREFPIRVKCASLAWHTLKAAMANEKGTSTE from the coding sequence ATGTCCGACCTCACCGATCTCTACCAGGAGGTCATCCTCGACCACAACCGGAGGCCGCGGAATTTTCACGCGCTTGAAGACGCGAGCCACTCGGCGGAAGGCTACAACCCGCTCTGCGGCGATCGGCTCACCGTCTACCTGAAAATTCAGGCCGGCGTGGTGGTCGAGGTGGCGTTCGAGGGGGCGGGCTGCGCGATCTCGAAGGCGTCGGCGTCGCTGATGACCGACGCCGTGAAAGGGAAAACGGCCGCCCAGGCGCGCGAGCTGTTCGATCGTTTTCACCGCATGGTGACGACGCCGCCCGAGGTACCGGTCGAGGATCTCGGCAAGCTCTCGGTGCTCGCCGGCGTGCGCGAGTTCCCGATCCGCGTGAAGTGCGCGAGCCTGGCGTGGCATACGCTGAAGGCGGCCATGGCCAACGAAAAAGGGACGTCAACCGAATGA
- a CDS encoding MqnA/MqnD/SBP family protein, with protein sequence MRITVAHSPDSDDAFMFYGLASGAVDTGGVEVEQVLSDIETLNRAAFEGKYEVTAVSFHAYAHLADTYALLPHGASMGDNYGPIVVAKDPSVNGVKGRKIAIPGTLTTAYLTLRIYEPDFEYVIVPFDQIEAFVADGKADAGLLIHEGQLTYAENGLRKIVDLGEWWSARTGGLPLPLGGNIIRRDLGPDMIRKVSTLLHDSIAYALSHRQEAVEYAQQFGRGLDKDRTDTFVGMYVNDLTLGYGERGRQGVERLMQEAFEKGLIPKRVPVEFAV encoded by the coding sequence ATGCGAATCACCGTTGCCCACAGTCCCGATTCCGACGATGCGTTCATGTTCTACGGACTGGCTTCGGGCGCGGTCGACACCGGCGGCGTCGAGGTCGAGCAGGTGCTGTCCGACATCGAAACGTTGAATCGCGCCGCGTTCGAAGGCAAGTACGAGGTCACCGCCGTCTCGTTCCATGCCTACGCGCACCTCGCCGACACCTACGCGCTGCTGCCGCACGGCGCCAGCATGGGCGACAACTACGGCCCGATCGTCGTTGCGAAGGATCCGTCGGTGAACGGCGTCAAGGGGCGGAAGATCGCAATCCCCGGGACGCTCACCACCGCCTATCTCACGCTCCGGATCTACGAGCCGGACTTCGAGTACGTCATCGTCCCCTTCGATCAGATCGAAGCGTTCGTGGCCGACGGCAAGGCCGACGCCGGACTGCTGATCCACGAGGGGCAGCTGACGTACGCGGAGAACGGCCTGCGCAAGATCGTCGACCTCGGCGAATGGTGGAGCGCCCGCACGGGCGGGCTGCCGCTGCCGCTCGGCGGCAACATCATCCGCCGCGATCTGGGCCCCGACATGATCCGAAAAGTCTCGACACTGCTCCACGACAGCATCGCCTACGCGCTATCGCACCGGCAGGAAGCCGTGGAGTACGCGCAGCAGTTCGGCCGCGGCCTCGACAAGGACCGGACCGACACGTTCGTCGGCATGTACGTGAACGATCTGACGCTCGGCTACGGCGAGCGCGGGCGGCAGGGAGTCGAGCGGCTGATGCAGGAGGCCTTCGAGAAGGGCCTGATCCCGAAGCGCGTGCCGGTGGAGTTCGCCGTCTGA
- a CDS encoding cysteine desulfurase, whose protein sequence is MAKIRADFPILAQLVHGRPLVYLDNAATTQKPRAVLDALTAYYAGINANVHRGVHELSGRATDAYEAGRERVRAFFNASSVREIVFVRNATEGINLVAHSFVRPALQPGDEVLISAMEHHSNIVPWQIVCAAAGARLRVAPIDDRGELQLDEFERLLGPRTRIAAITHMSNALGTITPAAEIVRLAHRQGVPVLLDASQAAYHMRVDVQALGCDFLVATGHKLYGPTGIGVLYGRESRLEAMPPFLAGGDMIGSVTFEKSTWNTLPYKFEAGTPHIAGAIGLHAALDYLDGVGLDSVAAHERDLTAYATGVLAAIDGVRLIGTAPDKSSILSFVMDGIHPHDIGTIVDREGVAIRTGHHCAQPLMDRLGIPATARASLAMYNTREEIDGLGRALRKVREVFA, encoded by the coding sequence GTGGCGAAGATCCGCGCCGATTTTCCGATTCTCGCGCAGCTGGTCCACGGCAGACCGCTCGTCTACCTCGACAACGCCGCCACCACCCAGAAGCCGCGGGCGGTGCTCGACGCGCTGACTGCGTATTACGCAGGGATCAACGCCAACGTGCATCGCGGCGTCCACGAGCTGAGCGGCCGCGCGACCGACGCCTACGAGGCGGGGCGGGAACGGGTGCGCGCCTTCTTCAACGCGAGCTCGGTCCGCGAGATTGTCTTCGTGCGCAATGCCACCGAAGGGATCAATCTCGTCGCCCACAGCTTCGTCCGGCCGGCGCTGCAGCCAGGGGACGAGGTGCTAATCTCGGCGATGGAGCACCATTCGAACATCGTGCCGTGGCAGATCGTCTGCGCGGCAGCCGGCGCGCGGCTCCGGGTGGCGCCGATCGACGATCGCGGCGAGCTGCAGCTCGACGAGTTCGAGCGGCTGCTCGGTCCGCGCACGCGGATCGCCGCCATCACCCACATGTCGAACGCCCTCGGCACGATCACGCCGGCGGCCGAGATCGTCCGGCTGGCTCATCGCCAGGGCGTGCCGGTCCTGCTCGACGCGTCGCAGGCGGCTTACCACATGCGCGTCGACGTCCAGGCGCTCGGCTGCGACTTTCTGGTCGCCACCGGCCACAAGCTCTACGGGCCGACCGGCATCGGTGTGCTCTACGGCCGCGAGAGCCGGCTCGAGGCGATGCCCCCGTTCCTCGCCGGCGGCGACATGATCGGCTCGGTGACCTTCGAGAAGAGCACCTGGAACACGCTGCCCTACAAGTTCGAAGCCGGCACGCCGCACATCGCCGGGGCGATCGGGCTGCACGCGGCGCTCGACTACCTCGACGGCGTCGGCCTCGATTCGGTTGCCGCACACGAGCGCGACCTGACCGCGTACGCGACCGGCGTGCTCGCCGCGATCGACGGTGTCCGCCTCATCGGCACCGCCCCGGACAAGTCGAGCATCCTGTCGTTCGTGATGGACGGCATCCACCCGCACGACATCGGCACCATCGTCGATCGTGAAGGGGTGGCGATCCGCACCGGCCATCACTGCGCGCAGCCGTTGATGGACCGGTTGGGCATTCCCGCGACCGCGCGCGCGTCGCTGGCGATGTACAACACGCGGGAGGAGATCGACGGCCTCGGCCGCGCGCTGCGGAAGGTGCGCGAGGTGTTCGCGTAA
- a CDS encoding iron ABC transporter permease: protein MTLQRRFLRTVLGFGALAVAAIVAAPLVGSTSISLRRAFDFAIPFADNPDAQIFFIARLPRTLAGACVGALFAAAGVVFQGLLRNPLATPFTLGVSTGAALGAVIAIAFNWTIAIAGISGVPVAAFAGSLVAVAIVYVLAQARHRGLSTTVLLLAGVTMNAFFSAIILFVQYFASFADTYRTLRWLMGDLDVSSYQPILAALPAMIASFAGFAWLARPLNLLALGADGAESRGLDVARAQRVAFFSASLATGAAVSIGGPIGFVGIVIPHLVRLMVGPDHRLVLPAAALFGAAFLVACDLVARTLLAPIELPVGIVTAMIGGPFFLWLLIRRQG, encoded by the coding sequence ATGACGCTGCAGCGACGCTTCCTGCGGACGGTGCTCGGCTTCGGTGCGCTCGCCGTCGCCGCGATCGTCGCCGCACCGCTCGTCGGCTCGACCAGCATCAGCCTGCGGCGCGCCTTCGATTTCGCGATCCCGTTTGCCGACAACCCCGACGCGCAGATCTTCTTCATCGCGCGGCTGCCGCGCACGCTGGCCGGCGCCTGCGTCGGCGCGCTGTTCGCCGCAGCGGGCGTCGTCTTTCAAGGCCTGCTGCGCAATCCGCTCGCCACGCCGTTCACCCTCGGCGTCTCGACCGGCGCCGCGCTCGGCGCCGTGATCGCGATCGCCTTCAACTGGACGATTGCGATCGCCGGGATCTCGGGGGTGCCGGTGGCGGCGTTCGCAGGCTCGCTCGTCGCCGTCGCGATCGTCTACGTCCTCGCGCAGGCGCGGCACCGCGGACTGTCGACCACCGTGCTGCTGCTGGCCGGCGTCACGATGAACGCGTTCTTCTCGGCGATCATCCTGTTCGTGCAGTACTTCGCCAGCTTCGCCGACACCTATCGCACGCTGCGCTGGCTGATGGGCGATCTCGACGTCAGCAGCTACCAGCCGATTCTGGCGGCGCTGCCGGCGATGATTGCCTCGTTTGCCGGTTTCGCCTGGCTGGCGCGTCCCCTCAACCTGCTGGCGCTCGGCGCCGACGGCGCGGAATCGCGCGGCCTCGACGTGGCCCGGGCGCAGCGCGTCGCCTTCTTCAGCGCGTCGCTCGCGACCGGCGCCGCCGTCTCGATCGGCGGTCCCATCGGCTTCGTCGGCATCGTCATCCCGCACCTGGTCCGGTTGATGGTCGGGCCTGACCATCGGCTCGTCCTGCCGGCCGCGGCGCTCTTCGGCGCGGCATTTCTGGTCGCCTGCGATCTGGTCGCGCGCACCCTATTGGCGCCGATCGAACTTCCGGTCGGCATCGTCACCGCCATGATTGGAGGACCGTTTTTCCTATGGCTGCTCATCCGACGGCAGGGATGA
- a CDS encoding ABC transporter ATP-binding protein yields MLEVKDAWFGYDRTQTVLRGITLDVPQDAIVGILGPNGSGKTTLLRLMAGTRQPQRGGVAFDGMPLATFSRAALARRMAVVPQETQLAFDYTAGDVAMMGRYAHLGAFEIEGPADMAAIDRALESTGTRRLKDRLFATLSGGEKQRVIIASALAQLEGDGVLLLDEPTASLDLRYQIEIADLLRDLHRRRGVSIVVSTHDLALAGALCDRLVLIRDGSVMASGPTDDILTTENIRAVYGVEAVIVRPDVTARVVIPIRRGQA; encoded by the coding sequence ATGCTCGAGGTGAAAGACGCCTGGTTCGGCTACGACCGCACGCAGACGGTCCTGCGGGGCATCACCCTTGACGTCCCGCAGGACGCGATTGTCGGGATCCTCGGGCCGAACGGCTCGGGCAAGACCACGCTGCTGAGACTGATGGCCGGCACGCGACAGCCGCAGCGCGGGGGCGTGGCGTTCGACGGTATGCCGCTGGCGACCTTCTCGCGCGCCGCGCTCGCGCGCCGGATGGCGGTCGTGCCGCAGGAAACGCAGCTGGCCTTCGACTACACCGCCGGCGACGTGGCGATGATGGGGCGCTACGCGCACCTGGGCGCGTTCGAAATCGAAGGGCCGGCCGATATGGCGGCGATCGACCGGGCGCTCGAGTCCACCGGGACCAGACGCCTGAAGGATCGGCTCTTCGCCACGCTCAGCGGCGGCGAGAAGCAGCGCGTGATCATCGCGTCGGCGCTCGCGCAGCTCGAGGGGGACGGCGTGCTCCTGCTCGACGAGCCGACCGCCTCGCTCGACCTGCGCTACCAGATCGAGATCGCCGATCTGCTGCGCGATCTGCACCGCCGGCGCGGTGTCTCGATCGTCGTGTCGACGCACGACCTCGCGCTCGCCGGGGCCCTCTGTGATCGTCTCGTGCTGATCCGCGACGGTTCGGTGATGGCGTCGGGGCCGACCGACGACATCCTGACCACCGAGAACATCCGCGCCGTCTACGGCGTCGAGGCGGTGATCGTCCGTCCCGACGTCACCGCCCGGGTCGTCATTCCGATTCGCCGCGGCCAGGCATGA
- the sufD gene encoding Fe-S cluster assembly protein SufD yields MTQLAEKAAVFGSALEKRPHGGPRWLDDLRGRGAARFAAMGLPTVRDEDWRFANVAPIGAVDFQPAGPISGTADRLHGFAYTDAAIRLVVVNGRFDPTLSRTRGLPSGVHAGSLAAALKDHADVVQRYFGQLADLNTRSFTALNTAFVDDGAFVHVPEHVSLETPIHIVFVTGAEGSHVMAHPRTLIVAAAGAQATVIESYIGAPGDTYFTNAVSEVFVGENAGIEHYKVQQESTDAFHMAALHAHTSRSARFSSHSFSLGGRIVRNDAGVILDGEGGDCTLNGLYLADRDRLVDNHTTIDHAKAHCGSHEVYKGILGGSARAVFNGKIIVRQDAQKTDAKQTNRALLLTDGATINTKPQLEIFADDVKCTHGAAIGQLDEDAIFYLRARGLSYDEARDMLIHAFAGQVLDGVRLEPLRVSLETELYAQLARDLAEVDKDKNDAGDRRV; encoded by the coding sequence ATGACGCAGTTAGCAGAAAAGGCGGCGGTGTTCGGCTCGGCGTTGGAGAAGCGTCCCCACGGGGGACCGCGCTGGCTCGACGATCTGCGCGGGCGCGGGGCGGCGCGGTTCGCGGCGATGGGCCTCCCGACGGTGCGCGACGAAGACTGGCGCTTCGCCAACGTCGCCCCGATCGGCGCGGTCGATTTCCAGCCGGCCGGACCGATCTCCGGCACCGCCGACCGCCTCCACGGCTTCGCCTACACCGACGCCGCGATCCGGCTGGTCGTCGTCAACGGCCGCTTCGACCCGACCCTGTCGCGCACCCGCGGGCTGCCCAGCGGCGTGCACGCCGGGTCGCTCGCGGCCGCCCTCAAGGACCACGCCGACGTCGTGCAGCGCTATTTCGGACAGCTCGCCGACCTGAATACACGCAGCTTTACGGCGCTCAACACGGCGTTCGTCGACGACGGCGCGTTCGTGCACGTGCCGGAGCACGTCTCGCTCGAGACGCCGATCCACATCGTGTTCGTCACCGGCGCGGAAGGGTCGCACGTGATGGCGCATCCGCGCACGCTCATCGTCGCGGCGGCCGGCGCGCAGGCGACCGTCATCGAGAGCTATATCGGCGCGCCCGGCGACACCTACTTCACCAACGCCGTCTCGGAGGTGTTCGTCGGCGAGAACGCCGGCATCGAGCACTACAAGGTGCAGCAGGAATCGACCGACGCGTTCCATATGGCGGCGCTGCACGCGCACACCTCACGGAGCGCCCGCTTTTCGTCGCACTCCTTTTCGCTCGGCGGCCGCATCGTCCGCAACGACGCCGGCGTGATCCTCGACGGCGAGGGGGGCGACTGCACGCTCAACGGGCTGTATCTCGCCGATCGAGATCGGCTGGTCGACAATCACACGACGATCGACCACGCCAAGGCGCACTGCGGCAGCCACGAGGTCTACAAGGGCATTCTGGGCGGCAGCGCGCGGGCGGTGTTCAACGGCAAGATCATCGTGCGCCAGGACGCGCAGAAGACCGACGCCAAGCAGACCAATCGCGCGCTGCTGCTCACCGACGGCGCGACCATCAACACCAAGCCGCAGCTCGAGATCTTCGCCGACGACGTGAAGTGCACGCACGGCGCCGCGATCGGCCAGCTCGACGAAGACGCGATCTTCTATCTGCGCGCGCGCGGCCTCTCCTACGACGAAGCGCGCGACATGCTGATCCATGCGTTCGCCGGGCAGGTGCTCGACGGCGTCCGCCTCGAGCCGCTGCGTGTCTCGCTCGAGACCGAGCTCTATGCGCAGCTGGCCAGGGACCTCGCGGAGGTCGACAAGGACAAAAATGACGCCGGAGATCGCCGGGTCTGA
- a CDS encoding helical backbone metal receptor: MAAHPTAGMNPAGRGRTWWLTSLCSAACICGSLAVALAVAPPRRIVSLVPNVTEMIYAIGAGSRVVAVSSYDDYPPEVRSLPKVGALLDPDLERILTLRPDLVIVYGSQNDLKAQLARAGIDTFGYRHGGLDAVTATIRELGERLGTAAEAGVVAGRITAEIDEVHRRVAGRPRVRTLLVFGRERLALRGIYVSGGVGFLQDMLTAAGADNVFADVKSESVQADTEQIISRHPDAIIEVRAQNEAFPSGDRDAERRAWNGLGSVPAVKNGRVIFLFDDRIVVPGPRVADGTRELAKALHPDAFTAAAERGR, from the coding sequence ATGGCTGCTCATCCGACGGCAGGGATGAACCCCGCCGGGCGCGGACGCACGTGGTGGCTCACGTCGCTGTGCTCAGCCGCGTGCATCTGTGGCTCTCTTGCCGTCGCACTGGCGGTGGCGCCGCCCAGGCGGATCGTCTCCCTGGTGCCGAACGTCACCGAGATGATCTACGCGATCGGCGCCGGCAGCCGCGTGGTCGCCGTCAGCAGCTACGACGACTATCCGCCCGAAGTCCGGTCGCTCCCGAAGGTCGGCGCGCTGCTCGATCCTGATCTCGAGCGGATCCTGACGCTGCGGCCCGATCTCGTCATCGTCTACGGCAGCCAGAACGACCTCAAGGCGCAGCTCGCCCGGGCGGGCATCGACACCTTCGGCTACCGGCACGGCGGATTGGACGCGGTGACGGCGACCATCCGGGAACTCGGGGAAAGACTTGGCACAGCCGCCGAGGCTGGCGTGGTGGCGGGACGGATTACCGCAGAGATCGACGAGGTACACCGGCGCGTCGCGGGACGGCCCCGCGTGCGCACGCTGCTGGTGTTCGGACGCGAGCGCCTGGCGCTGCGCGGCATCTACGTCAGCGGCGGAGTCGGCTTCCTGCAGGACATGCTGACCGCCGCTGGCGCCGACAACGTCTTCGCCGACGTCAAGAGCGAATCGGTACAGGCGGACACCGAGCAGATCATCAGCCGCCATCCCGACGCCATTATCGAAGTGCGCGCCCAGAACGAGGCGTTTCCCAGCGGCGATCGCGATGCCGAGCGGCGCGCCTGGAACGGGCTCGGGTCGGTGCCGGCGGTGAAGAACGGCCGCGTCATCTTCCTGTTCGACGATCGCATCGTCGTGCCTGGCCCACGCGTGGCGGATGGCACCCGCGAGTTGGCGAAAGCGTTGCATCCCGATGCGTTCACGGCGGCGGCCGAGCGCGGGCGATAA
- a CDS encoding glycoside hydrolase family 15 protein: MALPLEDYALIGDTQTAALVGRDGSIDWLCMPRFDSPACFAALLGEPAHGRWRIGPADPVVSSTRRYRGHTLVLETEFRTADGAVRLIDCMPPRDQSPNLVRIVEGIEGDVRMELELIVRFDYGSIVPWVRRIDGVWRAIGGPDALSLWSPAELRGVDLTTQASFTVRAGERHPFLIVWHPSHESPRWTDPEQAVADTARWWEEWSSHCRYEGEWRDLVVRSLITLKALTFEPTGGIVAAPTTSLPERIGGVRNWDYRYCWLRDATFTLYSLLVGGYTEEAVAWRDWLLRTVAGDPADIQIMYGPAGERRLTETELPWLPGYEGSKPVRIGNAASGQLQFDVYGEIMDAMHLALQSGVEPDPAAWELERMLIEHLEQIWEQPDEGIWEVRGPRRHFTHSKVMAWVAFDRAIKIAEQFGEQAPLERWRAVRDRIHAQVCEHGFNHELGVFTQYYGSRDMDASLLMVPLVGFLPADDGRVQATVAAIERDLLHDGLVLRYPHHENSRQVDGLPPGEGAFLACTFWLADTYALQGRFDEARRTFERVARLANDVGLLAEEYDTGARRLIGNFPQAFSHVSLVNAARNVWSGRGGPAEDRQARARGAKPTA, from the coding sequence ATGGCCCTCCCCCTCGAAGACTATGCGCTCATCGGTGACACGCAGACGGCGGCGCTGGTCGGCCGCGACGGCTCGATCGACTGGCTGTGCATGCCGCGTTTCGATTCGCCGGCCTGTTTCGCGGCGCTGCTCGGCGAGCCGGCGCACGGCCGCTGGCGCATCGGTCCGGCGGATCCGGTCGTCAGCTCGACACGCCGCTATCGCGGGCACACGCTTGTGCTCGAGACCGAGTTCCGGACGGCCGACGGGGCCGTCCGCCTCATCGACTGCATGCCGCCGCGAGACCAGTCGCCGAATCTCGTGCGGATCGTCGAAGGGATCGAGGGAGACGTGCGGATGGAGCTCGAGCTCATCGTCCGCTTCGATTACGGATCGATCGTGCCGTGGGTGCGGCGCATCGACGGAGTCTGGCGCGCGATCGGCGGCCCCGACGCGCTGTCGCTGTGGTCGCCGGCCGAGCTCCGCGGGGTCGATCTCACGACGCAGGCGTCGTTCACGGTGCGCGCCGGAGAGCGGCACCCGTTCCTGATCGTCTGGCACCCGTCGCACGAGTCTCCGCGCTGGACCGATCCCGAACAGGCGGTCGCCGACACGGCGCGGTGGTGGGAGGAGTGGTCGAGCCACTGCCGCTATGAAGGCGAGTGGCGCGACCTCGTGGTGCGCTCGCTCATCACCCTGAAGGCGCTCACCTTCGAACCGACCGGCGGTATCGTCGCGGCGCCGACCACTTCGCTGCCCGAGCGGATCGGCGGCGTGCGGAACTGGGACTATCGCTACTGCTGGCTGCGCGACGCGACGTTTACGCTCTACTCGCTGCTCGTCGGCGGCTACACCGAGGAGGCCGTCGCCTGGCGGGATTGGCTGCTCCGCACCGTGGCGGGCGATCCGGCCGACATCCAGATCATGTACGGTCCGGCGGGCGAGCGGCGGCTGACCGAGACCGAGCTGCCGTGGCTGCCCGGCTACGAGGGATCGAAGCCGGTCCGCATCGGCAACGCGGCGTCGGGACAGCTGCAGTTCGACGTCTACGGCGAGATCATGGACGCGATGCACCTGGCGCTGCAGTCGGGTGTGGAACCGGACCCGGCGGCGTGGGAGCTGGAACGGATGCTGATCGAGCACCTCGAGCAGATCTGGGAGCAGCCCGACGAGGGTATCTGGGAAGTGCGCGGGCCGCGCCGCCACTTCACGCATTCCAAGGTCATGGCCTGGGTCGCCTTCGATCGGGCGATCAAGATCGCGGAACAGTTCGGCGAGCAGGCGCCGCTCGAGCGCTGGCGGGCGGTCCGCGACCGCATTCATGCCCAGGTGTGCGAGCACGGGTTCAACCACGAGCTGGGCGTGTTCACGCAGTACTACGGATCGCGTGACATGGACGCCAGTCTGCTGATGGTGCCGCTCGTCGGTTTCCTGCCGGCCGACGACGGGCGGGTGCAGGCGACGGTCGCCGCGATCGAGCGCGACCTGCTGCACGACGGCCTGGTCCTGCGTTACCCGCACCACGAGAACAGCCGGCAGGTCGACGGACTGCCGCCGGGCGAAGGCGCGTTCCTGGCGTGCACGTTCTGGCTCGCCGACACCTACGCGCTCCAGGGGAGGTTCGACGAGGCCCGCCGTACCTTCGAGCGGGTGGCGCGCCTGGCGAACGATGTCGGGCTGCTGGCCGAGGAATACGACACCGGCGCACGCCGCCTGATCGGCAACTTCCCGCAGGCGTTCTCGCACGTGTCGCTGGTGAACGCGGCGCGCAACGTGTGGAGCGGCCGCGGCGGGCCGGCCGAGGATCGTCAGGCCAGGGCGCGCGGCGCGAAGCCGACAGCCTGA
- a CDS encoding cysteine desulfurase family protein has protein sequence MKPVYLDYHATTPVDPRVLEAMLPYFTEKFGNAASRQHAWGWEARDAVDEARARVAALINAAPSEITFTSGASESNNLALKGVVAAARAGSDADAASTAARHVVTSAVEHKSVLDVCRGFGEVGCDVTVVGVTASGVIDLEALARAVRPGTILVSVMAANNEIGTIQPLAEIAAIAHAAGALFHTDAAQAVGKIPIDVAAADVDLLSLTAHKFYGPKGSGALFIRKRRPRLSIPPQIAGGGQENGLRSGTLNVPGAVGLGRAAEICRLEMAEESRRLAALRDRLLAGLRAHLAGGVHVNGTLSPRLPHNLHVSFDAVEGEALLMALGDLAVSTGSACASGSQAISHVLEAIGATSDRGRASIRFGLGRGTTEQEIDIAIDRVTAVVTALQRSAAAR, from the coding sequence GTGAAACCTGTCTACCTCGACTATCACGCCACGACCCCGGTCGATCCGCGCGTGCTCGAGGCGATGCTGCCGTACTTCACCGAGAAGTTCGGCAACGCCGCCAGCCGGCAGCACGCCTGGGGCTGGGAAGCCCGGGACGCAGTCGACGAGGCGCGCGCCCGCGTCGCCGCGCTGATCAACGCCGCCCCGTCCGAGATCACGTTCACCAGCGGCGCCTCCGAATCGAACAACCTGGCGCTGAAGGGGGTGGTGGCGGCCGCCCGCGCCGGTTCGGACGCCGACGCCGCTTCGACGGCGGCCCGTCACGTCGTGACGAGCGCGGTCGAGCACAAGTCGGTGCTCGACGTGTGCCGCGGCTTCGGCGAGGTCGGCTGCGACGTCACGGTCGTCGGCGTCACGGCGAGCGGCGTGATCGACCTCGAGGCGCTCGCGCGCGCGGTACGCCCGGGCACGATCCTCGTCAGTGTGATGGCGGCCAACAACGAGATCGGCACGATTCAGCCGCTGGCCGAGATCGCCGCGATCGCGCACGCCGCCGGCGCGCTGTTCCACACCGACGCGGCACAGGCCGTCGGCAAGATTCCGATCGACGTGGCCGCCGCCGACGTCGACCTGCTGTCGCTGACCGCGCACAAGTTCTATGGCCCGAAGGGCTCGGGGGCGCTGTTCATCCGCAAGCGCCGTCCGCGCCTGTCGATCCCGCCGCAGATTGCCGGCGGCGGACAGGAAAACGGGCTTCGTTCCGGCACCTTGAACGTCCCCGGCGCGGTCGGCCTCGGCCGCGCGGCCGAAATCTGCCGTCTCGAGATGGCGGAGGAGTCGCGCCGCCTGGCGGCGCTGCGCGATCGGCTGCTGGCCGGGTTGCGCGCGCACCTTGCAGGCGGCGTCCACGTGAACGGGACCCTGAGCCCTCGGCTGCCGCACAACCTGCACGTCAGCTTCGACGCCGTCGAAGGCGAGGCGCTCTTGATGGCGCTCGGCGACCTCGCGGTGTCGACAGGCTCGGCGTGCGCGTCGGGCAGCCAGGCGATCTCGCACGTGCTCGAAGCGATTGGCGCAACGTCAGACCGTGGCCGCGCTTCGATCCGCTTCGGTCTCGGCCGCGGCACGACCGAGCAGGAGATCGACATCGCGATCGATCGCGTGACGGCCGTCGTCACTGCCCTGCAGAGGAGTGCCGCGGCGCGCTGA
- a CDS encoding iron-sulfur cluster assembly protein, whose amino-acid sequence MKPLPMIQEAPPPAPEGTGSVDGLMADPATTDALRPAIEAALKKVYDPEIPVDIWELGLIYDVFVTAAGVAAIKMTLTAPACPAAQILPGQVEQAARSVQGITDAKVEIVWEPAWSKDRMSDAAKLQLGMW is encoded by the coding sequence ATGAAGCCGCTGCCTATGATTCAGGAAGCTCCGCCGCCGGCACCCGAGGGGACTGGATCCGTCGACGGCTTGATGGCCGATCCCGCCACGACCGACGCGCTGCGTCCGGCGATCGAGGCGGCGCTGAAGAAGGTCTACGATCCCGAGATCCCGGTCGACATCTGGGAGCTGGGTCTGATCTATGACGTCTTCGTGACCGCGGCAGGCGTCGCGGCCATCAAGATGACGTTGACGGCGCCCGCCTGCCCGGCCGCGCAGATCCTGCCGGGGCAGGTCGAGCAGGCGGCCAGGTCGGTCCAGGGGATCACCGACGCGAAGGTCGAGATCGTCTGGGAGCCGGCGTGGTCGAAGGATCGCATGTCGGACGCGGCGAAGCTGCAGCTGGGGATGTGGTGA
- a CDS encoding Rrf2 family transcriptional regulator encodes MLRLSKKADYALIAMKHLATHSDVASASARAIAEEYNIPLELMAKVLQVLARRGLLASHQGTRGGYTLSKPTSAISVADIIQAIDGPLTVTACSTEDEQCEQFHRCNVRDPLWRIKDRIITALETVSLAEISSEVPVPPDVSRVSFRGRTL; translated from the coding sequence ATGCTGAGATTGTCGAAGAAGGCAGACTACGCCCTGATCGCGATGAAGCACCTGGCGACGCACAGCGACGTGGCGTCGGCCAGCGCGCGCGCCATCGCCGAGGAGTACAACATCCCGCTGGAGCTGATGGCCAAGGTGCTGCAGGTGCTCGCGCGGCGCGGCCTGCTCGCCTCGCACCAGGGCACGCGCGGCGGCTACACGCTGTCGAAGCCGACGTCCGCGATCTCGGTCGCCGACATCATCCAGGCGATCGACGGTCCGCTGACGGTCACCGCGTGCTCGACCGAGGATGAGCAGTGCGAGCAGTTCCACCGGTGCAACGTGCGCGATCCGCTCTGGCGGATCAAGGACCGCATCATCACCGCGCTCGAGACCGTCTCGCTGGCCGAGATTTCGTCGGAGGTGCCGGTGCCGCCAGACGTGTCCCGGGTATCGTTCAGGGGACGAACGCTATAG